The following are encoded in a window of Oncorhynchus mykiss isolate Arlee chromosome 11, USDA_OmykA_1.1, whole genome shotgun sequence genomic DNA:
- the LOC110535167 gene encoding zinc finger protein ZIC 4, whose translation MSMDVLGNHVMYPTISKRNTALRLVDLAGAYHHHHHHHHTPQSVTGFPGFSSHPHSMAHSHPGEITAEPRLGPSPFGPEHMGHSAALKISPAHHYPHHHHHHNHHMAGHSEVVSSQTGAFGPVHAAPVPYSMSHTAQALSAATGRDFLIRRDLTAQAMPVLTDQSPGSTSHHGMFVSTTGSYPGHYGHHPDAGSHALFSGLHHEQSSSGAPGGQAMNGQIRLGIPSEMYVRSDHLSQVASSRADPFSASTLHGYGGLNHLNMNLSAHHHGAGAFFRYMRQPIKQELICKWHEPEHSAKKLCSKTYGTMHELVTHVTVDHVGGPEMANHICFWEECPREGKPFKAKYKLVNHIRVHTGEKPFPCPFPGCGKVFARSENLKIHKRTHTGEKPFKCEFDGCDRRFANSSDRKKHSHVHTSDKPYNCKVRGCDKSYTHPSSLRKHMKVHCKSPPPSSGYESSTPSLVSPSSDLGREPGASSLSEPAPSSQPANLSEWYVCHSSGASGTQTPPSGSSSPDPGDETHYRHPEPRDAF comes from the exons TGGCAGGGGCgtaccaccatcaccatcatcaccaccatacCCCTCAGAGCGTGACAGGCTTCCCGGGGTTCAGCAGCCATCCACACTCAATGGCTCACTCGCACCCTGGGGAGATTACTGCGGAACCCCGCCTGGGGCCGAGTCCATTCGGGCCAGAACACATGGGGCACTCCGCGGCCCTCAAAATCAGCCCagcccatcattacccacaccaccatcaccaccacaatCATCATATGGCAGGCCACAGTGAAGTGGTCTCCAGTCAAACGGGAGCTTTTGGCCCGGTGCATGCGGCTCCAGTCCCCTATTCCATGTCCCACACGGCCCAGGCGTTATCCGCAGCCACAGGTAGGGATTTCCTCATTCGGAGAGATCTGACAGCTCAAGCCATGCCGGTACTGACCGACCAGAGCCCCGGATCAACCTCTCATCACGGAATGTTTGTCTCAACAACAGGTAGCTATCCGGGACACTACGGCCATCACCCTGATGCTGGTAGCCATGCCCTCTTCTCCGGACTCCACCATGAGCAGTCTTCTAGCGGAGCACCAGGTGGCCAGGCCATGAATGGACAAATAAGGTTAGGAATACCTAGCGAAATGTACGTTAGGTCTGATCACTTGAGTCAAGTGGCGAGCTCCAGGGCTGATCCGTTCTCTGCCTCGACATTACATGGCTACGGCGGTCTGAACCATCTGAACATGAACCTCAGCGCCCACCACCACGGAGCCGGTGCATTCTTCCGCTACATGAGGCAGCCGATAAAGCAAGAACTAATCTGCAAGTGGCACGAACCGGAACACTCGGCGAAAAAACTCTGCTCCAAAACTTACGGCACGATGCACGAGCTGGTAACGCATGTGACGGTTGATCACGTCGGTGGCCCGGAGATGGCTAACCATATCTGCTTCTGGGAAGAGTGTCCGAGAGAAGGAAAACCATTTAAAGCCAAGTACAAACTTGTAAATCATATCAGAGtacacaccggagagaaaccaTTTCCATGTCCCTTCCCAGGCTGTGGAAAAGTATTTGCCCGATCGGAGAACCTGAAGATCCACAAGAGGACTCACACAG GTGAGAAACCCTTCAAATGTGAGTTTGACGGCTGCGACCGACGTTTCGCCAACAGCAGTGACCGGAAGAAGCACTCCCACGTGCACACCAGCGATAAGCCGTACAACTGCAAAGTGAGAGGCTGTGACAAATCCTACACACACCCCAGCTCTCtcagaaaacacatgaaagtgCACTGCAAGTCTCCACCACCAAGTTCTGGCTACGAGTCTTCAACTCCGTCATTAGTGTCCCCATCATCGGACTTAGGCCGAGAGCCAGGGGCCTCGTCGCTCTCAGAACCAGCACCTTCGTCCCAACCCGCCAATTTAAGTGAGTGGTACGTCTGTCATAGTTCTGGTGCGAGCGGAACTCAGACACCTCCCAGCGGCTCCTCCAGCCCTGATCCCGGGGATGAGACGCACTACAGACACCCGGAGCCAAGGGACGCTTTCTAA